A single window of Pseudarthrobacter defluvii DNA harbors:
- a CDS encoding class II 3-deoxy-7-phosphoheptulonate synthase codes for MTELSAKPAFSLSSTAQSGAANYPGLDNWRDLPISQQPSWQDRDVFEASVKELSVLPPLVFAGEVDVLRERLAAAAQGKAFLLQGGDCAETFEAATADKISARVKTILQMAVVLTYGAAMPVIKMGRMAGQFAKPRSSNDETRDGVTLPAYRGDIVNGYEFTPESRGHDAARMLRAYHTSASTLNLIRAFTQGGFADLRSVHQWNKGFTENPAHARYESLARDIDRAIKFMDSCGADFEALKRVEFFASHEALLLDYERALTRIDSRTGFPYDTSAHFLWIGERTRELDHAHVDFLSRVRNPIGVKLGPSTTGDDALRLIDKLDPDREPGRLTFITRMGAGNIRGKLPAVVEKVTASGAQVLWVTDPMHGNTVTSPNGYKTRNFDDVIDEVRGFFEVHHGLGTVPGGLHVEMTGDDVAECLGGADPIDQEAFLDRYESVCDPRLNHMQSLEMAFLVAGALARH; via the coding sequence GTGACTGAGCTATCTGCAAAACCCGCCTTTTCGCTGTCCAGTACCGCCCAGAGCGGAGCGGCCAACTATCCCGGACTCGACAACTGGCGGGACCTTCCCATTTCCCAGCAGCCCAGCTGGCAGGACCGGGATGTTTTTGAAGCTTCCGTAAAGGAATTGTCCGTCCTTCCGCCGCTGGTATTCGCAGGCGAAGTGGATGTGCTCCGCGAGCGGCTTGCTGCTGCAGCCCAGGGCAAGGCGTTCCTGCTGCAGGGCGGCGACTGCGCAGAAACCTTCGAGGCTGCCACCGCGGACAAGATCAGTGCCCGCGTCAAAACCATCCTCCAGATGGCAGTGGTCCTCACCTACGGCGCGGCCATGCCCGTCATCAAAATGGGCCGGATGGCAGGCCAGTTCGCCAAGCCGCGCTCCTCCAACGACGAAACCCGCGACGGCGTTACCTTGCCCGCCTACCGCGGCGACATCGTCAACGGCTACGAGTTCACCCCCGAGTCACGGGGCCACGACGCCGCCCGCATGCTCCGCGCGTACCACACGTCCGCCTCCACCCTGAACCTCATCAGGGCCTTTACCCAAGGCGGCTTCGCGGACCTTCGCTCCGTGCACCAGTGGAACAAGGGCTTCACCGAGAACCCGGCGCACGCCCGCTACGAGTCGCTGGCCCGGGACATCGACCGTGCCATCAAGTTCATGGACTCCTGCGGCGCCGACTTCGAAGCCCTCAAGCGCGTCGAGTTCTTCGCAAGCCACGAGGCCCTGCTGCTGGATTACGAACGTGCCCTGACCCGCATCGACTCCCGCACCGGTTTCCCCTACGACACCTCCGCGCACTTCCTGTGGATCGGGGAGCGGACCCGCGAACTTGACCACGCGCACGTCGACTTCCTCTCGCGGGTGCGCAACCCCATCGGGGTCAAGCTCGGCCCGTCCACCACCGGCGACGACGCCCTGCGCCTGATCGACAAGCTGGACCCGGACCGCGAGCCCGGCCGCCTGACTTTCATCACCCGCATGGGCGCCGGAAACATCCGCGGGAAGCTGCCCGCCGTCGTCGAAAAGGTCACTGCCTCCGGCGCACAGGTCCTGTGGGTTACCGACCCCATGCACGGCAACACCGTCACCTCGCCCAACGGCTACAAGACGCGCAATTTCGACGACGTCATTGACGAAGTGCGGGGCTTCTTCGAGGTGCACCACGGCCTGGGCACGGTACCCGGCGGCCTGCACGTTGAAATGACCGGCGACGACGTTGCCGAATGC
- a CDS encoding lysophospholipid acyltransferase family protein has protein sequence MFYWVMKRIFLGPVIKLLFRPWVKGLDNIPAQGAAIIASNHLSFSDSIFMPLMVHRPVVFLAKSEYFTGTGIKGRLTAAFFRLTNQLPMDRSGGAASAASLNAGMEVLNAGGLLGIYPEGTRSPDGRLYRGKVGVARLALQAGVPVIPVAMIGTDKVQPIGKRLPNIRRIGMIFGEPLDFSQYPEQAEDRAVQRKVADEIMSSLLRLSGQEYVDEYAAVVKLRLVGKPGEPRAAAEPLAAPVADGGGFVQDGMPGSPTAGHDGAEDDAGTTAAG, from the coding sequence GTGTTCTATTGGGTCATGAAAAGGATCTTCCTCGGTCCGGTGATCAAGCTGCTTTTCCGGCCCTGGGTCAAAGGCCTGGACAACATCCCGGCGCAGGGAGCTGCCATCATCGCTTCCAACCACCTGTCTTTTTCCGATTCCATTTTTATGCCGCTCATGGTGCACCGGCCCGTGGTCTTCCTGGCAAAGTCGGAATACTTTACGGGCACGGGCATCAAGGGCAGGCTGACGGCCGCGTTCTTCCGCCTCACCAACCAATTGCCCATGGACAGGTCCGGAGGCGCGGCCTCCGCGGCGTCGTTGAATGCAGGAATGGAAGTACTCAACGCAGGCGGCCTGCTGGGCATCTACCCGGAGGGTACGCGGAGCCCCGACGGGCGGTTGTACCGCGGCAAGGTGGGTGTGGCCAGGCTGGCGCTGCAGGCCGGGGTCCCGGTGATTCCCGTTGCCATGATCGGCACCGACAAAGTCCAGCCCATCGGCAAACGGCTGCCCAACATCCGCAGGATCGGCATGATCTTCGGTGAACCCCTTGACTTCAGCCAGTACCCGGAGCAGGCAGAGGACCGGGCGGTCCAGCGCAAGGTCGCCGATGAGATCATGTCCAGCCTGCTGCGGCTTTCCGGGCAAGAGTACGTGGACGAATACGCGGCCGTGGTGAAGCTTCGGCTCGTCGGCAAGCCCGGGGAACCACGGGCCGCAGCGGAGCCCCTGGCGGCCCCGGTGGCTGACGGGGGCGGATTTGTACAGGACGGCATGCCCGGCAGTCCGACCGCCGGGCATGATGGCGCAGAGGACGACGCCGGCACCACAGCCGCCGGATAA
- a CDS encoding alpha/beta hydrolase, whose product MTESSLPPRPAAFSYPGHGPNARIGVALCHGFTGSPLSIMPWAQHLADLGYAVTVPLLPGHGTDWRQLALTGWKDWYRSYEKAFLDLAGRTDACFTAGLSMGGAIALLAAARYPVAGVSVVNPGLSFYDWRVRIIGLLKYVQRTTVPLQEDQTNAPATDDGDYSLTPLSAVHELKKLFAAAVRGLPRVDAPVQVFKSRTDGVVPPTSMALLRKGLGANLAEVMDLASSGHVATLDVDAPAIFARSGEFFAAHARRTTSLETP is encoded by the coding sequence ATGACTGAAAGCAGCCTTCCGCCCCGTCCGGCCGCTTTCAGCTATCCAGGCCACGGCCCCAACGCCCGCATCGGCGTCGCCCTGTGCCACGGGTTTACGGGCAGCCCGCTGAGCATCATGCCGTGGGCGCAGCACCTGGCGGACCTGGGGTACGCAGTGACCGTCCCCCTGCTCCCGGGCCACGGGACGGACTGGCGCCAGCTTGCGTTGACCGGCTGGAAGGACTGGTACCGCAGCTACGAAAAGGCCTTCCTCGACCTTGCCGGCCGGACGGACGCGTGTTTCACCGCGGGCCTGTCGATGGGCGGTGCCATCGCACTGCTCGCGGCAGCCCGTTATCCAGTGGCGGGGGTCAGCGTGGTCAACCCGGGTCTGAGCTTCTACGACTGGCGGGTGCGGATCATCGGCCTCCTTAAGTACGTCCAGCGCACCACCGTCCCCCTCCAGGAGGACCAGACCAACGCCCCTGCAACGGATGACGGCGACTACTCGCTGACTCCACTGTCTGCCGTGCACGAGCTTAAGAAGCTGTTCGCCGCCGCCGTACGCGGCCTGCCCAGGGTGGATGCCCCGGTCCAGGTCTTCAAGTCACGCACCGATGGCGTGGTCCCGCCCACATCAATGGCGCTGCTGCGGAAAGGACTGGGCGCGAACCTGGCGGAAGTGATGGACCTTGCCAGCAGCGGACATGTGGCTACTCTGGACGTTGACGCGCCTGCGATCTTCGCCAGGTCGGGCGAATTTTTCGCCGCACACGCCCGCCGCACCACTTCCTTGGAGACGCCATGA
- a CDS encoding alpha/beta hydrolase, with the protein MTSGPDHSPFSSAFSGEGPRTGVVLSHGFTGSPHGLRAWATAFAAAGFAVRMPLLPGHGTTWQDLARTRWQQWHGALDDAFLELDAECDQVFAAGLSMGGALALRVAATRPVAGVLLVNPGLVIDDPRAPLAGILKLVLKSTPSIGNDILKAGVDEGAYARTPVAAAHELNKMFKDTVRLLPRVTAPVQVYRSAVDHVVSDSSMDVLRRGLEHAPLEVVRLENSYHVATLDNDADRIFEGSVDFIRRVLQETPASPAGSGQEVHREQA; encoded by the coding sequence ATGACCTCCGGTCCGGACCACAGCCCGTTCAGCAGCGCCTTCAGCGGCGAAGGACCCCGCACGGGAGTAGTGCTGTCCCACGGGTTTACGGGCAGCCCGCATGGCCTGCGCGCCTGGGCCACGGCCTTCGCCGCGGCCGGCTTCGCCGTCCGGATGCCGCTGCTGCCCGGGCACGGGACCACCTGGCAGGACCTGGCACGCACCCGCTGGCAGCAATGGCACGGCGCCCTGGATGATGCCTTCCTGGAACTGGACGCCGAGTGCGACCAGGTCTTCGCAGCCGGCCTGAGCATGGGCGGTGCACTGGCCCTGCGCGTTGCCGCCACCCGCCCGGTGGCCGGAGTGCTGCTGGTGAACCCCGGGCTGGTGATTGACGATCCGCGGGCACCGCTGGCCGGAATTCTCAAGCTGGTGCTGAAGAGCACCCCGTCCATCGGCAACGACATCCTCAAGGCGGGTGTGGACGAAGGCGCCTACGCCCGCACCCCCGTGGCCGCTGCCCATGAACTTAACAAGATGTTCAAGGACACGGTCCGGCTGCTTCCCCGGGTCACAGCGCCCGTCCAGGTTTACCGTTCCGCCGTGGACCACGTGGTGTCCGACTCCAGCATGGACGTCCTTCGGCGCGGGCTGGAGCATGCTCCCCTGGAAGTGGTCCGGCTCGAAAACAGCTACCACGTCGCCACGCTGGACAACGACGCCGACCGGATCTTCGAGGGGTCGGTGGACTTTATCCGGCGGGTGCTGCAGGAAACGCCGGCCAGCCCTGCGGGTTCAGGACAGGAGGTCCACCGTGAACAGGCCTGA
- a CDS encoding ROK family glucokinase, whose amino-acid sequence MYGPLPGDQAGPLKRPAPWRRRPASYRAGQLHGGTGGHLRLGRKGLAIGIDIGGTKVAAGVVDAEGRILSEARRSTPGTDPRAVEQVIVELVEELSRGHRIWSVGIGAAGWMDLAGGTVLFSPHLAWRNEPLRENLQRLLRRPVLLTNDADAAAWAEWRFGAGQGEDRLVCITLGTGIGGAMVMDGRVERGRFGVAGEFGHQIIMPGGHRCECGNRGCWEQYASGNALGREARLLARSNSPVAQDLLAAVGGHPEAITGAIVTDLALAGDRASRELIEEVGEWLGLGLANLAAALDPGLFVIGGGLCSAGDLLVEPARKAFARNLTGRGFRPAAGIELAALGPNAGLIGAADLSRVSSRVRS is encoded by the coding sequence ATGTACGGACCGTTGCCCGGCGATCAGGCCGGCCCCCTGAAAAGACCAGCCCCCTGGCGCCGCCGTCCCGCTTCCTACCGGGCCGGGCAGCTCCATGGCGGTACGGGCGGACACCTTCGCCTGGGCCGCAAGGGACTGGCTATCGGGATAGATATCGGCGGTACCAAGGTGGCCGCGGGAGTGGTGGACGCTGAAGGAAGGATCCTCAGCGAGGCCCGCCGCTCCACCCCCGGAACGGATCCACGCGCAGTGGAACAGGTCATCGTGGAACTGGTGGAGGAACTCAGCCGGGGCCACCGCATCTGGTCGGTGGGCATCGGTGCCGCCGGGTGGATGGACCTGGCCGGCGGAACCGTTCTTTTCAGCCCGCACCTGGCCTGGCGCAACGAGCCGCTGCGTGAAAACCTCCAGCGGCTCCTTCGCCGCCCGGTGCTCCTGACCAACGACGCCGATGCAGCAGCGTGGGCTGAGTGGCGCTTCGGCGCGGGCCAGGGGGAGGACCGGCTGGTGTGCATCACCCTTGGGACCGGCATCGGCGGCGCCATGGTGATGGACGGCAGGGTGGAGCGCGGCCGGTTCGGCGTGGCAGGGGAGTTCGGCCACCAGATCATCATGCCGGGCGGGCACCGGTGTGAATGCGGCAACCGCGGATGCTGGGAACAGTACGCGTCGGGCAACGCCCTGGGCCGTGAAGCAAGGCTCCTGGCCCGGTCCAATTCCCCGGTGGCCCAAGACCTGCTGGCAGCCGTGGGCGGACATCCGGAAGCCATCACGGGAGCCATCGTGACCGACCTGGCACTGGCCGGCGACCGGGCCTCGCGCGAACTGATCGAGGAAGTCGGGGAGTGGCTGGGGCTTGGGCTGGCCAACCTGGCAGCGGCCCTGGACCCGGGCCTCTTCGTGATCGGCGGCGGCCTGTGCTCAGCGGGTGACCTGCTGGTTGAGCCGGCCCGCAAGGCCTTCGCCCGGAACCTGACGGGCCGGGGGTTCCGCCCCGCTGCGGGAATCGAGCTCGCGGCACTGGGCCCCAACGCGGGCCTCATCGGTGCGGCGGACCTTTCGCGCGTCAGCAGCCGCGTCCGCAGTTAA
- a CDS encoding AMP-dependent synthetase/ligase: MREFSVPPLVVVPPETNITDLVLRQAAKPGNPALFSRLDAAGAWRDVPATEFLADVTALAKGLIASGVGAGDRVGIMSRTRYEWSLVDFSIWFAGAVSVPIYETSSPSQVAWNLGDLGAVAAFGESAHHENVIRQAVTAEGLTAVQHVWQLEGQGLDTLREAGRGVSDEELESRRSAAGLRDVATIIYTSGTTGRPKGCELTHGNFVELSDNALAIIGEIVHENAKTIMFLPLAHVFARFISVLAMAAGTTVAHTPDIKNLLADLQSYEPTFILAVPRVFEKVYNSALTKAEDGGKGAIFHRAAETAIAYSKARQDGRVGLGLKLRHALFDKLVYGKLRAAMGGHVAHAVSGGGPLGERLGHFFQGIGLQVLEGYGLTETTAPITVNTPSRIKIGSVGKPLPGNAVKIADDGEILAKGVCVMQGYYKRDDLTGEAFTDGWFHTGDIGRLDDEGFVWITGRKKEIIVTAGGKNVIPALLEDQIRADALVSQVLVVGDNRPFIGALVTLDQEALPGWLQRHGLPADTTLEQAAANPVVKAAVQDLITAANTSVSQAEAIKSFRIVPADFTEASGHLTPSMKVKRAQVMKDFETVIEEMYSAPRS, translated from the coding sequence GTGCGCGAATTCAGTGTTCCGCCCCTGGTTGTTGTCCCACCGGAAACCAACATCACCGACCTGGTGTTGCGGCAGGCGGCCAAGCCGGGCAACCCGGCACTGTTTTCCCGCCTGGACGCGGCAGGTGCCTGGCGCGACGTGCCCGCCACCGAGTTCCTCGCTGACGTCACGGCGCTGGCCAAGGGCCTGATCGCCAGCGGAGTGGGCGCCGGGGACCGCGTTGGCATCATGTCCCGCACCCGTTACGAATGGTCCCTCGTTGACTTCTCCATCTGGTTTGCCGGCGCCGTGTCAGTGCCGATTTATGAGACCTCCTCCCCCTCCCAGGTTGCCTGGAACCTGGGGGACTTGGGCGCCGTGGCCGCTTTCGGCGAGTCCGCCCACCATGAGAACGTCATCCGCCAAGCCGTTACCGCCGAGGGGCTCACCGCGGTCCAGCACGTGTGGCAGCTCGAGGGCCAGGGCCTGGACACCCTCCGCGAGGCGGGCCGCGGTGTCAGCGACGAAGAACTGGAGTCCCGCCGCAGCGCCGCCGGCCTCCGCGATGTGGCCACCATTATCTATACCTCCGGAACCACAGGACGCCCCAAGGGCTGCGAACTCACGCACGGCAACTTCGTGGAGCTCTCGGACAACGCCCTGGCCATCATCGGCGAGATTGTCCACGAGAACGCCAAGACCATCATGTTCCTGCCGCTGGCCCACGTGTTCGCCCGCTTCATCTCGGTCCTGGCCATGGCCGCAGGAACCACCGTGGCCCACACCCCCGACATCAAGAATCTCCTTGCCGACCTTCAAAGCTACGAACCGACATTCATCCTGGCGGTGCCCCGGGTCTTCGAGAAGGTTTACAACTCCGCGCTGACCAAGGCCGAGGACGGCGGCAAGGGTGCCATCTTCCACCGGGCTGCCGAAACCGCCATTGCCTACTCGAAGGCCCGGCAGGACGGACGGGTGGGGCTGGGCCTGAAGTTGCGGCACGCACTGTTCGACAAGCTGGTCTACGGCAAGCTGCGTGCGGCGATGGGCGGACATGTGGCACACGCAGTGTCCGGCGGCGGCCCCCTGGGCGAGCGGCTGGGGCACTTCTTCCAGGGCATCGGCCTGCAGGTGCTGGAGGGATACGGCCTCACCGAGACCACCGCACCCATCACCGTGAACACCCCGTCGCGGATCAAGATCGGCTCGGTGGGCAAACCGTTGCCCGGCAACGCCGTCAAGATTGCCGACGACGGCGAGATCCTGGCCAAGGGCGTCTGCGTCATGCAGGGCTACTACAAGCGGGACGACCTTACCGGGGAAGCCTTCACGGACGGCTGGTTCCACACCGGGGACATCGGCCGGCTGGATGACGAGGGTTTCGTCTGGATCACCGGCCGCAAGAAGGAAATCATCGTCACCGCAGGCGGCAAGAACGTCATCCCCGCCCTGCTCGAAGACCAGATCCGGGCTGATGCCCTGGTGTCACAGGTGCTGGTTGTGGGCGACAACCGGCCCTTCATCGGGGCCCTGGTAACCCTTGACCAGGAAGCCCTTCCGGGCTGGCTCCAGCGCCACGGGCTGCCCGCGGACACCACGCTGGAGCAGGCCGCCGCCAATCCGGTGGTGAAGGCAGCAGTGCAGGATCTCATCACCGCGGCAAACACCTCCGTTTCCCAGGCCGAGGCCATCAAGTCCTTCCGCATCGTGCCGGCCGACTTTACCGAAGCCTCCGGCCACCTCACCCCCTCCATGAAGGTGAAGCGGGCGCAGGTGATGAAGGACTTCGAAACAGTCATCGAGGAAATGTACTCAGCACCGCGCTCCTGA
- a CDS encoding AAA family ATPase, whose translation MAPSRRPLDDLRETIGHLADQLKLPNSERVDDLVGDLIGTRPGPARPLSEVQAELDALVGLETVKEQVRALVALLQVQARRKAHGLPEVATSQHLVFLGNPGTGKTTVARLLAEMYRAVGLLQKGHLVEVDRSGLVGQYVGQTAIKTDRVIRRALDGVLFIDEAYALAPEDGRMDFGPEAIEVLLKRMEDHRHRLVVIVAGYPRLMEAFLLSNPGLRSRFAREITFPDYSVEALQTIFHQMLAQHEYTLEPGADQMLRRILTGLHAGEDSGNARFARTLFEQALNRQALRLSRDEEQSLDALDREAVMTLTTEDIVEAALALGEEPEPEPTEPPEPEQPRWWRWLV comes from the coding sequence ATGGCTCCCAGCCGCCGTCCGCTCGACGACCTGCGCGAAACCATCGGCCATCTGGCCGATCAACTCAAGCTGCCCAATTCGGAGCGCGTTGACGACCTGGTGGGCGATCTCATCGGCACCAGGCCCGGTCCGGCCCGGCCGCTGTCCGAGGTGCAGGCCGAACTCGATGCGCTGGTCGGACTGGAGACCGTGAAGGAACAGGTGCGCGCCCTCGTCGCGCTGCTCCAGGTCCAGGCCCGCCGTAAGGCGCACGGCCTTCCGGAGGTTGCCACATCACAGCACCTGGTCTTCCTCGGAAACCCGGGCACGGGCAAGACCACCGTGGCGCGGCTCCTGGCCGAGATGTACCGCGCGGTCGGCCTGCTGCAGAAAGGCCACCTGGTGGAGGTTGACCGTTCGGGCCTGGTGGGGCAGTACGTCGGGCAGACTGCCATCAAGACGGACCGGGTCATCAGGCGTGCCCTGGACGGCGTCCTGTTCATCGATGAGGCCTATGCGCTGGCCCCGGAGGACGGCCGGATGGACTTCGGCCCCGAGGCGATCGAGGTCCTGCTCAAGCGGATGGAGGACCACCGCCACCGCCTGGTGGTGATCGTGGCCGGGTACCCGCGGCTGATGGAGGCCTTCTTGCTCTCAAACCCCGGGCTGCGTTCCCGGTTCGCCCGCGAGATCACTTTCCCCGACTACTCAGTCGAGGCACTCCAGACGATCTTCCACCAAATGCTGGCCCAGCACGAGTACACGCTGGAGCCGGGTGCGGACCAGATGCTGCGCCGCATCCTCACCGGGCTCCACGCGGGCGAGGACTCCGGCAACGCACGGTTCGCCCGAACACTTTTTGAACAGGCGCTCAACCGGCAGGCGCTGCGGCTGTCGCGGGACGAGGAACAAAGCCTGGACGCGCTCGACCGCGAGGCCGTCATGACGCTCACCACGGAGGACATCGTCGAGGCCGCGCTGGCTTTGGGCGAGGAGCCGGAGCCGGAACCGACAGAGCCGCCGGAACCGGAGCAGCCACGATGGTGGCGCTGGCTGGTCTGA